A region of Granulibacter bethesdensis DNA encodes the following proteins:
- a CDS encoding LolA-related protein, giving the protein MARLAQVETSHAHFREEKTLSQLTRPIISEGILSYQRPDRLEKIITSPSPETLRVTGDTLVLIHPPEPPHTIDLTTQPALGALVDTVRGALSGNLATLEKHYRIAYESLGGDAWRLTLKPIDGHISGFISVVRIDGIGHQLRQTDTVQTNGDRSIMQITPD; this is encoded by the coding sequence ATGGCGCGGCTGGCGCAGGTCGAGACGTCCCATGCACATTTCAGAGAAGAAAAGACGCTTTCCCAACTGACCCGACCGATTATTTCGGAAGGGATCCTGTCCTATCAACGCCCTGATCGGCTGGAGAAAATAATCACCTCTCCCTCGCCCGAAACATTGCGTGTGACAGGGGATACTCTGGTACTGATTCATCCGCCTGAACCACCCCACACTATTGATCTGACCACACAGCCTGCGCTTGGTGCCCTGGTAGATACTGTCCGCGGTGCGCTTTCCGGCAATCTGGCAACGCTGGAAAAGCATTACCGGATTGCGTATGAATCATTGGGGGGAGATGCATGGCGGCTTACCCTGAAACCGATCGACGGACATATTTCAGGATTTATAAGCGTCGTCCGCATTGATGGCATCGGTCATCAGCTACGCCAGACTGATACGGTCCAGACCAATGGTGATCGCAGTATCATGCAGATCACACCAGATTAA
- a CDS encoding beta-ketoacyl-[acyl-carrier-protein] synthase family protein: protein MQPLGITATSLVSAIGQDEHTTLQALLTRQSGLRRCDMFGITEGWIGRVEGLEEYSLPSALARFDCRNHRLADMALHSDGFSEHVARARARYGAERIAIVLGTSTSGILTSEEAYRCRAPGEKLPDALDVENTHDLFALARFVQARLQLEGPAFVISTACASAAKAFADAQQLIASGLCDAAVVGGADTLCRMTLRGFAALELISPDATQPGDTGRRGISIGEAAGFALLERDEAPAMLLGHGASSDGHHMSAPHPEGRGATDAMRGALRSAGLSPDAVDFVALHGTGTRQNDAMEDRAITEIFGTETPCGSSKGWMGHTLGTAGMVGVALAMLSLKHGFLPGNINVSQVDPTFTARLLTENMVASPRHILINAFGFGGINCSLLVGQP from the coding sequence ATGCAACCGCTCGGGATTACCGCAACCAGCCTTGTCAGCGCGATCGGGCAGGACGAACACACGACCTTGCAGGCCCTGCTTACCAGACAGAGCGGTTTGCGGCGCTGTGACATGTTCGGCATCACCGAGGGATGGATCGGACGTGTGGAGGGGCTGGAGGAATACAGCCTTCCATCCGCGCTGGCCCGGTTCGACTGCCGCAACCACCGGCTGGCCGATATGGCCCTGCACAGTGACGGATTCTCGGAGCATGTCGCCCGCGCCCGTGCCCGCTATGGCGCGGAGCGGATCGCCATCGTGCTTGGCACCAGCACATCGGGCATCCTGACCAGCGAGGAAGCCTATCGTTGCCGCGCGCCGGGGGAAAAACTCCCTGACGCTCTGGATGTCGAAAACACCCATGACCTGTTCGCGCTTGCCCGCTTCGTGCAGGCGCGGTTGCAGCTGGAGGGTCCGGCTTTCGTGATTTCGACTGCCTGCGCTTCTGCCGCCAAGGCGTTTGCCGATGCCCAGCAACTGATTGCCAGTGGGCTGTGTGATGCCGCCGTGGTGGGTGGTGCAGATACGCTGTGCCGGATGACCCTGCGCGGCTTCGCGGCGCTGGAGCTGATCTCTCCCGATGCCACCCAGCCCGGCGATACCGGGCGGCGCGGTATTTCCATCGGTGAGGCCGCCGGGTTCGCCCTGCTGGAACGCGATGAAGCCCCCGCCATGCTGCTGGGTCATGGCGCCAGCAGCGACGGTCATCATATGTCTGCGCCTCATCCGGAAGGCCGCGGCGCCACGGATGCGATGCGTGGTGCGTTGCGCAGTGCCGGGCTTTCTCCGGATGCCGTTGATTTCGTGGCGCTCCACGGCACCGGCACAAGGCAGAACGATGCGATGGAGGACCGTGCCATCACCGAGATATTCGGCACGGAGACGCCATGCGGCTCCTCCAAAGGCTGGATGGGTCACACGCTGGGGACAGCAGGGATGGTCGGTGTGGCGCTGGCAATGCTGTCGCTGAAACACGGTTTTCTACCGGGCAACATCAACGTGTCACAGGTCGATCCCACGTTTACTGCCCGGCTGCTGACCGAGAATATGGTCGCCTCGCCCCGCCATATTCTGATCAACGCATTCGGCTTCGGCGGTATTAATTGCAGCCTGCTGGTAGGACAGCCCTGA
- a CDS encoding dicarboxylate/amino acid:cation symporter, producing the protein MAPVSQVPQPHRPHKWYQHLYVQVLIAMALSVLLGYFAPGVAKSFGPLGDAFIKLVKMIIAPVIFLTVVTGIASMRDMKTVGRVIGKAMIYFLCFSTLALIVGLVVVNIVQPGTSMHADPAKLSSSLVQTYVQRAHDTTLIGFLLNIIPATPVSALASGDILQVLFFSVLFGIALASVGEAGAPLLKVLESLSAGIFRLVAILMRAAPLGAFGAMAYTVGTFGIRSILNLAMLVGTFYITAILFVLIVLGAVARYNGFSVLKLIRYIKEELLLVLGTSSSEPALPGLMAKMEAAGCEKTVVGLVIPTGYSFNLDGTNIYMTIAALFIAQALNIPLSWGDQALLLAVAMLSSKGAAGVTGAGFVTLAATLSVIPSIPVAGIGLIFGVDRFMSECRALTNLIGNAVAAIVVARWEGKLDKNRLTAALNGEFGPVEAGEDLAGHVTTS; encoded by the coding sequence ATGGCCCCAGTTTCACAGGTACCACAGCCCCACCGACCACATAAATGGTATCAGCATCTGTACGTACAGGTTCTGATTGCCATGGCTCTCAGTGTCCTGCTGGGTTATTTTGCGCCGGGTGTCGCGAAATCTTTCGGACCGCTGGGTGATGCTTTCATCAAGCTGGTCAAGATGATCATCGCACCGGTTATTTTCCTGACGGTCGTGACCGGCATTGCCAGCATGCGGGACATGAAAACCGTTGGCCGGGTCATCGGCAAGGCGATGATCTACTTCCTGTGCTTTTCAACGCTTGCACTGATCGTCGGTCTGGTCGTGGTCAATATTGTGCAGCCAGGCACCAGTATGCATGCCGATCCCGCCAAGCTTTCATCCTCGCTCGTGCAGACATATGTACAAAGGGCGCACGATACCACCCTGATCGGCTTTCTGCTGAACATCATTCCGGCCACACCTGTCAGCGCCCTTGCAAGCGGTGACATCCTTCAGGTGCTGTTTTTCTCCGTTCTGTTCGGGATTGCACTGGCATCGGTCGGGGAAGCGGGCGCACCCCTGCTGAAAGTTCTCGAATCCCTTTCTGCCGGTATCTTCAGGCTGGTCGCCATCCTGATGCGCGCAGCACCGCTCGGTGCATTCGGAGCCATGGCCTACACGGTTGGCACATTCGGCATCCGGTCTATCCTCAATCTGGCGATGCTGGTGGGGACATTCTACATCACCGCCATCCTGTTTGTGCTGATCGTGCTGGGGGCTGTCGCACGATATAATGGATTTTCCGTCCTCAAGCTGATTCGCTACATCAAGGAAGAGCTTCTCCTCGTTCTCGGCACCAGTTCCTCCGAACCTGCTCTGCCCGGGCTTATGGCCAAGATGGAGGCTGCAGGCTGCGAGAAAACTGTGGTCGGTCTGGTAATCCCTACTGGATATTCCTTCAATCTTGATGGCACCAACATCTATATGACCATCGCGGCACTGTTCATTGCCCAGGCCCTGAACATTCCGCTATCATGGGGTGATCAGGCCCTGTTGCTGGCTGTTGCCATGCTCAGTTCCAAAGGCGCTGCGGGCGTAACCGGAGCAGGGTTTGTCACACTGGCTGCCACCCTGTCAGTGATCCCAAGCATTCCCGTTGCAGGAATCGGACTGATTTTCGGCGTAGACCGATTCATGTCGGAATGCCGTGCGCTTACCAACCTGATCGGTAATGCCGTCGCGGCCATCGTTGTGGCGCGATGGGAAGGCAAGTTGGACAAAAACCGGTTGACCGCAGCCCTGAATGGCGAATTTGGTCCTGTGGAAGCCGGTGAGGATCTTGCCGGGCATGTCACAACATCGTGA
- a CDS encoding AMP-binding protein, with the protein MLTTHDLSVPRRAPASTALTDRQLHETLFLTPDATVPDGSVTVAMFLGEADLLTRQLPACRFLALPSRNRLAVATGFAAAQIMGIPALMTAERTLHGLEHLIQSYPGTTLLLSSSDTDIIDLARQQGWTFVVWDMSGASLWTRSPHDIPDDRIAAIAFTSGSTGNPVAHTKQWRALVDRSRAIGNRFALPTETDAPCNIVAPVPSQHMYGFELSVLLPLHAKAAIWCGPAFYPADITRALERIPAPRMLVCTPLHMRAMQDAALPVPPLSRTISATAPLSPLLAGGFETRFGTEVHEIYGATEIGSFATRRTVAGDNWYLLDGVNLKAAGSMEAGQGGIEIDQPVAQAPFCPDTPLADIVALLPDRSFRLIGRQADMIKRGGKRASLAGLSRILSELPGVEDGTFYLPSYLPSGKTDDASNLEAKLIALVVAPSCSVTTIMEGLRTRIDPAFLPRRVVIVEALPRNALGKLPRNAIEDLLHRMNTIAS; encoded by the coding sequence TTGCTTACGACTCATGATCTATCGGTCCCCCGACGCGCGCCAGCCAGCACGGCCCTGACCGACCGGCAGCTTCACGAGACGCTTTTTCTGACGCCGGACGCGACTGTCCCGGACGGGTCCGTCACAGTCGCAATGTTTCTGGGAGAAGCCGATCTGCTGACACGGCAGTTACCGGCATGCCGGTTTCTGGCCCTGCCCTCCAGGAATCGGCTGGCGGTCGCCACGGGTTTTGCTGCCGCACAGATCATGGGCATTCCTGCGCTGATGACGGCCGAACGCACCCTGCACGGGCTTGAACATCTGATCCAGTCCTATCCGGGAACAACATTACTGCTGTCATCATCAGATACCGACATCATTGATCTTGCCCGGCAACAGGGATGGACTTTCGTGGTATGGGACATGAGCGGCGCTTCCCTCTGGACCCGCTCCCCTCACGACATTCCCGATGACCGGATTGCAGCCATTGCCTTCACCTCCGGATCAACGGGAAACCCGGTGGCCCATACCAAACAATGGCGTGCTCTGGTGGATCGCAGCCGGGCCATCGGCAATCGCTTCGCCCTGCCGACGGAAACGGATGCGCCTTGCAACATAGTGGCCCCTGTTCCGTCCCAACATATGTACGGGTTTGAGCTGTCCGTCCTGCTGCCCCTGCATGCCAAAGCAGCCATATGGTGTGGCCCGGCTTTTTATCCGGCCGATATAACCCGCGCGCTGGAGCGGATTCCGGCCCCGCGTATGCTGGTATGCACACCACTGCATATGCGGGCGATGCAGGATGCGGCCTTGCCGGTTCCACCCCTGTCGCGCACCATTTCAGCCACCGCCCCGCTGTCCCCGCTCCTCGCGGGCGGGTTTGAAACACGTTTTGGCACCGAGGTGCATGAAATCTACGGCGCCACCGAAATCGGCTCATTCGCCACCCGCCGGACGGTTGCCGGAGACAACTGGTATCTGCTGGATGGGGTGAACCTTAAAGCCGCTGGCAGCATGGAGGCCGGTCAGGGCGGGATCGAAATTGATCAACCGGTTGCGCAGGCTCCTTTCTGTCCGGACACACCGCTTGCGGATATTGTTGCCCTGCTGCCGGACCGTTCCTTTCGGCTGATCGGACGTCAGGCAGATATGATCAAACGCGGCGGCAAGCGCGCTTCTCTGGCCGGGCTGAGCCGTATTTTGTCGGAACTGCCGGGAGTAGAGGATGGTACTTTTTACCTTCCCTCTTATCTGCCCTCCGGCAAAACAGACGATGCGAGCAATCTGGAAGCAAAGCTGATCGCGCTGGTAGTCGCGCCAAGCTGTTCTGTTACCACCATAATGGAGGGGCTTCGCACCCGGATCGACCCGGCCTTCCTGCCGCGTCGCGTGGTGATAGTCGAGGCATTGCCCCGTAATGCGCTTGGTAAACTTCCGCGCAACGCGATAGAGGATCTGCTCCATCGTATGAACACAATTGCTTCTTAA
- a CDS encoding beta-ketoacyl synthase chain length factor: MSSSPSVRIAGVAIWGPGLPGWEQSQGVLTGKTPLDLSSQEPPPPPSILSPNERRRTGMVARLALYAAEQAVAQSGLQPQTLRSIFASGNGDGMLLHGILETLTTTENTSDVQLSPTQFHNSVHNAPAGYWTIAHGASAPANCIGCHDHTFGAGLLKAVVEAGIEKEPVLLCLYDAPLASPLAEKRRTECAFAAAFVLTPDQKAGQSDDAGRLSVDFSAGEADPALVAPDLPALAALAEMNPAARSLRLLSLLAGGHGGEAHATMLSGHVRIRLS, translated from the coding sequence ATGTCCTCTTCCCCCTCCGTACGGATCGCGGGTGTTGCCATCTGGGGACCGGGCCTGCCGGGCTGGGAGCAGAGTCAGGGCGTGCTGACCGGCAAAACTCCCCTGGACCTCTCCAGTCAGGAGCCACCGCCGCCGCCTTCCATCCTGTCACCCAATGAGCGTCGCCGAACGGGAATGGTAGCAAGGCTGGCTCTCTATGCAGCCGAACAGGCCGTCGCACAGAGTGGCCTTCAGCCACAGACACTGCGCAGCATCTTCGCCAGCGGCAATGGCGACGGCATGTTGCTGCACGGGATTCTGGAAACACTGACGACCACCGAAAACACCTCGGATGTGCAGCTGTCACCGACACAGTTTCATAATTCGGTTCACAATGCACCCGCCGGATACTGGACCATCGCGCATGGTGCCAGCGCCCCCGCCAACTGCATCGGCTGCCATGATCATACTTTTGGTGCGGGACTGCTCAAAGCAGTGGTGGAGGCCGGGATAGAAAAAGAACCCGTGCTGCTCTGTCTCTATGATGCCCCCCTTGCTTCACCGCTGGCGGAAAAGCGCCGGACGGAATGCGCCTTTGCCGCCGCTTTCGTGCTGACCCCGGATCAGAAGGCCGGGCAAAGCGACGATGCAGGCCGTCTGTCGGTTGATTTCAGTGCCGGAGAGGCCGATCCCGCTCTGGTCGCTCCCGATCTTCCCGCCCTCGCTGCACTGGCGGAGATGAATCCGGCGGCACGCTCCCTGCGTCTGCTCAGCCTTCTGGCTGGGGGACATGGCGGGGAGGCCCATGCCACCATGCTATCCGGCCATGTACGAATACGCCTGTCATGA
- a CDS encoding MMPL family transporter, whose translation MKRLLAVFLLCAVCLGLVLTQIRIRTDITDFLPPGTDSASRFLLREVREGEAATLLLAGIDGPSTPALTKISQRMAAQLRGHNLFSLVMNSSAGMDQEAEKLFADRYLLSDAVTPEHFTTDALHHHFEALLTGLSGAASPVVARYGFADPTGAFAAVAAQWLEGGFSGPRTVDGVWFAPEQPDQPPRALLLTRLHAGSSIEEQQVALSLLRSSFEDARRTVSPTDPGAFSLHLTGPAIFAEQASSIVKADIHRIAILSGVLILALLLWRFRSPAVLVAMLIPPMLGIALAAVTIQLWNGSVHGVTLGFGLTMLGVTLDYPVLWIGHRRPGEAVRATRRRIGMTLGLTMIAASLGLIGMVFSSFPALAQLGLFSVMGLLGAGLATFLVLPPVVRSADLAPALLKTPGRNSAAPAWMIRLERLHRFRPLALLVPCLALLYLTITGLPPLERDLAHLSPVPASQMTLDDTLRRQIGAPDASVLLVFSGTSQEDVLRHAERLTPFLHQMRQRGLITSSLGPADLLPSEYSQRQHQAAIPPAPELHDRVMAAMAGLPFANGAFDPFLKDAEQQRTASPLHALPSPLLRARLAPMLFQRGDSWYGIASLTGLTDADTFQSLLDQSGTGPAQVIDIREATNGLVNRFTGQAFRWLGAGALLALFALAIGLRQPKRLLAVLVPIGAALCVTLALLKLAGISISLFHVTAIQLMIGISLDYALFLTRRGDNGAPLDLEERVRTLRTLLVCNGMTLLSFGLLATCQTPLLASIGLTVASGTFCALVLAFFMARPQDTDLPAISPPSANG comes from the coding sequence ATGAAACGACTTCTGGCCGTTTTTCTTCTCTGCGCTGTCTGTCTCGGTCTGGTGCTGACGCAGATCCGCATTCGTACCGACATTACAGATTTCCTGCCTCCCGGTACAGACTCTGCTTCCCGCTTCCTGTTACGGGAAGTGCGGGAAGGAGAGGCAGCCACCCTTCTTCTCGCCGGAATAGACGGACCATCCACGCCCGCTCTCACAAAAATCAGCCAGAGGATGGCTGCACAGTTGCGAGGACACAACCTGTTCAGCCTCGTCATGAACAGCAGTGCGGGCATGGATCAGGAAGCGGAAAAGTTGTTTGCAGATCGCTATCTTCTTTCTGACGCCGTTACGCCGGAGCATTTTACCACCGATGCCCTGCATCATCATTTCGAGGCCTTGCTGACCGGTTTGTCAGGCGCGGCCTCACCGGTTGTTGCCCGCTATGGTTTTGCCGATCCGACCGGTGCATTCGCCGCAGTGGCTGCACAATGGCTGGAGGGGGGGTTCAGTGGTCCGCGCACGGTGGATGGCGTGTGGTTCGCACCGGAACAGCCGGATCAGCCACCACGCGCCCTGCTGCTGACCCGGCTGCATGCCGGTTCAAGCATCGAGGAACAACAGGTTGCCCTCTCCCTGTTGCGCTCTTCCTTTGAAGATGCCCGTCGTACCGTCAGTCCAACCGATCCCGGTGCATTTTCCCTGCATTTGACCGGTCCGGCGATTTTTGCCGAACAGGCTTCCAGCATCGTCAAGGCCGATATTCATCGCATCGCCATTCTGTCCGGCGTCCTGATTCTGGCCCTGCTGTTATGGCGCTTCCGATCGCCTGCCGTACTGGTGGCGATGCTGATTCCACCGATGCTCGGCATTGCGCTGGCAGCGGTCACGATCCAGCTCTGGAACGGTAGCGTGCATGGCGTGACGTTAGGATTCGGCCTCACCATGCTGGGTGTCACGCTGGATTATCCCGTGCTGTGGATCGGCCATCGCCGCCCTGGTGAGGCCGTGAGGGCAACACGACGGAGGATCGGCATGACGCTGGGCCTGACCATGATCGCCGCCTCGCTGGGGTTGATCGGGATGGTGTTTTCCAGCTTCCCCGCTCTGGCGCAGTTGGGATTGTTCTCGGTCATGGGGCTGCTGGGGGCGGGGCTGGCAACATTTCTCGTGCTGCCTCCTGTCGTCCGTTCGGCCGATCTGGCGCCTGCCCTGCTGAAAACGCCCGGGCGGAATAGTGCCGCGCCTGCATGGATGATCAGGCTGGAGCGGCTGCACCGTTTTCGGCCTCTGGCACTGTTGGTGCCCTGTCTGGCCCTTCTCTATCTGACCATCACCGGCCTGCCTCCGCTGGAACGCGATCTGGCCCATCTGAGTCCGGTACCAGCGAGCCAGATGACGCTGGATGACACTCTGCGCCGCCAGATCGGCGCACCGGATGCCAGCGTCCTGCTGGTATTCAGCGGCACCAGCCAGGAAGATGTTCTACGCCATGCGGAGCGTCTGACCCCGTTCCTGCACCAGATGCGGCAGCGCGGCCTGATCACATCCTCGCTCGGGCCTGCCGATCTGCTGCCCAGTGAATACAGCCAACGCCAACATCAGGCTGCGATTCCGCCTGCCCCGGAACTGCATGACCGGGTCATGGCCGCCATGGCAGGCTTGCCCTTCGCAAACGGAGCCTTCGATCCGTTCCTGAAAGATGCGGAGCAGCAACGGACGGCTTCCCCCCTGCACGCCTTACCCAGCCCCCTGTTGCGGGCACGTCTGGCCCCCATGCTGTTTCAGCGCGGTGACAGCTGGTATGGCATCGCCTCCCTCACCGGTCTGACGGACGCGGATACATTCCAGAGCCTGCTGGACCAGTCCGGCACCGGTCCGGCGCAGGTCATCGATATCCGGGAAGCCACCAACGGGCTGGTGAACCGCTTTACGGGTCAGGCTTTTCGCTGGCTTGGCGCAGGAGCCTTGCTGGCGCTGTTCGCTCTGGCGATCGGGCTGCGGCAACCGAAACGTTTGCTGGCCGTTCTGGTCCCGATCGGCGCGGCTCTCTGCGTCACTCTGGCATTGCTGAAACTCGCCGGGATATCGATCTCCCTGTTCCACGTGACAGCCATTCAGCTCATGATCGGTATCTCTCTGGATTATGCGCTGTTTCTGACGCGACGGGGAGACAATGGTGCCCCGCTGGATCTGGAGGAACGTGTGCGCACCCTCCGTACCCTGCTGGTCTGCAATGGCATGACCTTGCTGAGCTTCGGACTTCTGGCCACATGCCAGACCCCGCTGCTGGCCAGTATCGGCCTGACTGTGGCCAGTGGCACTTTCTGCGCACTTGTGCTGGCCTTCTTCATGGCCCGTCCGCAAGATACGGATTTGCCTGCCATTTCCCCCCCATCCGCGAATGGATGA
- a CDS encoding polysaccharide deacetylase family protein, with the protein MTALILGRPDHPVTFSVDLEDHGGGLDRLAGNASRLLDWLASHHVRATIFTVGELGRTAPAIVRRFAEAGHEIACHGEVHQRLERLSPAQLRAGLIAARQRLSDLSGQSVEGFRAPEFSLTPLTPWVPDVLAEAGYLWSSSIMPTRLRGGEAPIGWAGLPARPFLWPSGVLEIPVPLFRIGPFHVPFMGGMWLRYLPLPLLRLAIKRMGDQPSWAYCHPYDIDTKEKLSLLPGRSRVASMAMWANRGRMVERMTILAANPAPCFGERVPLWRRQAITIQK; encoded by the coding sequence TTGACCGCTCTGATTCTTGGCAGGCCGGATCATCCCGTTACATTCAGTGTTGATCTGGAAGATCACGGGGGTGGGCTGGATCGCCTCGCGGGGAATGCCAGCCGTCTGCTGGACTGGCTGGCATCCCACCATGTGCGGGCAACGATTTTCACCGTGGGGGAACTGGGACGCACCGCCCCGGCGATCGTCCGGCGCTTTGCCGAAGCAGGTCACGAAATCGCCTGCCATGGGGAGGTGCATCAGCGGCTGGAACGGCTGTCCCCGGCGCAGTTGCGTGCTGGTCTGATCGCGGCGCGTCAGCGGCTGAGCGATCTTTCCGGCCAGTCTGTCGAGGGATTTCGTGCGCCTGAGTTCTCGTTGACGCCGCTGACGCCCTGGGTGCCGGATGTTCTGGCGGAGGCCGGGTATCTCTGGTCCTCCTCCATCATGCCGACCCGGCTGAGGGGAGGGGAGGCCCCGATTGGCTGGGCCGGTCTGCCGGCTCGTCCATTTCTGTGGCCATCCGGAGTGCTGGAGATCCCGGTCCCGCTGTTTCGCATTGGCCCTTTCCATGTGCCTTTCATGGGGGGGATGTGGCTGCGCTACCTGCCTTTGCCCTTGTTACGTCTGGCTATAAAGCGGATGGGAGATCAGCCGTCATGGGCTTACTGTCATCCTTATGATATTGATACCAAAGAAAAATTGTCACTTTTACCGGGCCGGTCCCGTGTGGCCAGTATGGCGATGTGGGCCAATCGCGGCCGTATGGTCGAAAGAATGACGATTCTGGCAGCAAACCCTGCTCCCTGTTTTGGGGAAAGGGTGCCGCTCTGGCGGCGACAGGCCATCACGATACAGAAATAA